Proteins from a genomic interval of Medicago truncatula cultivar Jemalong A17 chromosome 3, MtrunA17r5.0-ANR, whole genome shotgun sequence:
- the LOC25489577 gene encoding formin-like protein 4, with translation MLAHIAMAVAITAIAMLFISGIFLYFYHKFILARYKSRNKVITKGTFFHEPVLNHHEDINRFCGNVKGKIVEKNGVDVIYMMDKESRQMITRFPNCMYNPSYEDHEEEKIIDVLVHKSKTSNEIPFACESPLPPLQKSSQMNLEKNKIHMSYYHQPLPSPPPSPPPPPPPPPPPAPPRKEIPKAPPLPPTMYREGAAAAPPPPGPPPLPKSRGFISSMKPPPAPKGKANVKEGVIGESSREKAGGQTRLKPLHWDKVAADVDHSTVWDQINDGSFRFDDELMESLFGYSTGYKTQERNRSLSTMNKSNFSTPTQIFILEPRKSQNTAIVLRSLAISRREILEAVLDGQGLNVETLEKLTKIAPSQEEASKIVQFSGNPNNLAEAESFLYYILKSVPTSFNRLKAMLFRSNYDSEILRLKEHLQTLDLGCKELKTSGLFLKLLEAILKTGNRMNAGTSRGNAQGFNLSALTKLSGVKSTNGKTSLLHFVVEQVAHSEGKRQAIYEKHNDESEKGYLFLGLLVLGELSDELSEAKKAASIHYHSFITMCSNLISHVTEIRDIITCCGNTEKGGFFNEMKEFLELCEEELKVVKEEQTKIMELVKKTNEYYLAGASKDNMPNPFHLFVIVKDFVEMVSQACIELKKKAEKKNVGVESASTTPPLSPSKIVPLRFRNLDLNFLSNQLDSTCSSQSEDDF, from the exons ATGTTAGCTCATATTGCAATGGCTGTGGCAATCACAGCCATAGCTATGTTATTCATATCAGGAATTTTTCTTTACTTCTACCACAAATTTATTCTTGCTAGATACAAAAGTAGAAACAAAGTTATTACTAAAGGTACCTTTTTTCATGAGCCAGTACTGAACCATCATGAAGATATCAATAGATTTTGTGGTAATGTGAAaggaaaaattgttgaaaaaaatgGTGTTGATGTTATTTATATGATGGACAAAGAAAGTAGACAAATGATAACTAGATTTCCAAATTGTATGTACAATCCTAGttatgaagatcatgaagaagaaaagatAATAGATGTATTGGTTCATAAGTCCAAAACATCCAATGAGATTCCATTTGCATGTGAATCTCCACTTCCACCACTACAAAAATCTTCACAAATGAATCTTGAGAAGAACAAGATTCACATGAGTTATTACCATCAACCACTACCATCTCCACctccttctcctcctcctcctcctcctcctccaccaccaccagctCCTCCACGAAAAGAAATTCCGAAGGCACCACCTCTTCCTCCAACCATGTACAGAGAAGGAGCAGCTGCAGCACCACCACCACCTGGTCCACCTCCACTTCCAAAGTCTAGGGGATTCATTTCATCCATGAAACCGCCACCAGCACCGAAAGGAAAAGCAAATGTCAAAGAGGGTGTAATAGGAGAGAGTTCAAGAGAGAAGGCTGGTGGCCAAACAAGGCTAAAGCCTCTACATTGGGATAAGGTTGCAGCTGATGTTGATCATTCAACTGTGTGGGATCAGATTAATGATGGATCTTTTCG GTTTGACGATGAACTCATGGAATCACTCTTTGGATATTCAACAGGCTACAAGACCCAAGAAAGAAACAGGTCTCTTTCCACTATGAACAAGTCCAATTTCAGCACACCAACTCAAATATTCATCCTTGAGCCAAGAAAATCTCAAAACACTGCAATTGTGCTGAGATCACTAGCAATTTCTAGGCGCGAAATCTTGGAAGCAGTACTTGATGGTCAAGGACTCAATGTTGAGACCCTTGAAAAACTCACAAAAATAGCTCCATCTCAAGAAGAAGCATCCAAAATAGTCCAATTCAGCGGAAACCCGAATAACCTTGCTGAAGCTGAGTCTTTCCTATACTACATCCTTAAATCAGTTCCAACATCGTTCAACCGTTTGAAAGCAATGCTTTTCAGATCAAATTACGACAGTGAAATTCTTCGGCTTAAGGAACACTTACAAACACTTGACTTGGGTTGCAAGGAACTGAAAACTAGTGGTCTATTTTTGAAACTCCTTGAGGCAATTCTCAAAACTGGTAACAGAATGAATGCTGGAACTTCAAGAGGCAATGCGCAAGGTTTCAACCTGAGTGCTCTTACAAAACTTTCCGGTGTAAAAAGCACAAATGGTAAAACTAGTTTGCTTCATTTTGTAGTGGAACAAGTAGCTCATTCAGAAGGCAAAAGACAAGCTATCTATGAAAAACACAATGATGAAAGTGAAAAGGGTTATTTATTTCTTGGTTTATTAGTGTTAGGTGAACTAAGTGATGAGTTATCTGAAGCAAAAAAAGCAGCTAGCATCCACTATCATAGTTTCATCACTATGTGTTCCAATCTCATTTCTCATGTAACTGAAATTAGAGACATCATAACATGCTGTGGAAACACTGAGAAAGGTGGATTCTTCAATGAAATGAAAGAATTTCTAGAGTTATGTGAAGAGGAACTTAAGGTGGTGAAAGAGGAACAAACAAAGATAATGGAACTTGTGAAGAAAACAAATGAGTACTATCTAGCAGGAGCATCAAAAGACAATATGCCTAATCCTTTTCATTTGTTTGTGATTGTAAAAGATTTTGTTGAAATGGTGAGTCAAGCTTGCATTGAACTAAAAAAGAAGGCAGAAAAGAAGAATGTAGGAGTTGAGTCTGCATCAACAACACCACCTTTGTCTCCATCAAAGATAGTGCCACTGAGATTCCGTAACCTTGATTTAAATTTTCTATCCAATCAGTTAGACTCTACATGTTCCAGCCAGTCAGAAGATGACTTCTGA